In Limosilactobacillus sp. WILCCON 0051, a single window of DNA contains:
- a CDS encoding aldehyde dehydrogenase family protein produces the protein MTYKTTNPYTGEVLKTFDDLTDAQLEAKLQKAQSAYEKWSKTSFEERAAVLKRAAELMTERREKYGAINTIETGKPLQIAVWENDLCADIMNYYADNAKELLKPHFIKTDDKMAGNAVGIYQPLGIIYEIEPWNVPFFQMTRPTAAQLMAGNVVVLKHASNCPQSALAMEQLLKDAGLPEGCFQNLFISYEQSDRLIEDERICGVTITGSTEVGRGVASNSGRALKKHVMELGGSDAMIVLPDADLQKAVQGAMLGRLTISGQVCASDKRMFVHESLYDAFIGGVTQAAAQLKAGDPLDQTTTFGPLSSMKAANKVKAQIELAVANGAKAVEIGPEVPADSAFVRPTLLLDVTADNPIFQQEIFGPVMMIFSWNDEKEALKLANGTSFGLGGSVYSENVVDAARVAAGIEAGAISINQPTMASPAIPFGGIKESGYGRELGAEGIREFTNQKYINSANLDMDQLFAQF, from the coding sequence ATGACTTACAAAACGACGAACCCATATACTGGCGAGGTACTGAAGACGTTTGACGACTTAACGGACGCTCAATTGGAAGCAAAATTGCAAAAAGCGCAGTCTGCATATGAAAAGTGGAGCAAAACTTCATTTGAAGAACGGGCAGCGGTTTTAAAGCGGGCCGCTGAACTGATGACGGAACGCCGGGAGAAGTATGGTGCCATCAACACGATTGAAACTGGCAAGCCGCTTCAGATCGCTGTTTGGGAAAATGATCTCTGTGCCGACATCATGAACTACTATGCTGATAATGCAAAGGAACTGCTGAAGCCTCACTTTATCAAAACAGATGACAAGATGGCTGGCAACGCGGTCGGCATTTATCAGCCACTGGGAATCATTTATGAAATCGAGCCATGGAACGTTCCATTTTTCCAGATGACACGTCCAACGGCAGCTCAACTGATGGCCGGCAACGTGGTCGTTCTCAAGCATGCCTCCAACTGTCCGCAAAGTGCTCTGGCCATGGAACAGCTGTTAAAAGACGCTGGCCTGCCTGAAGGATGCTTCCAAAATCTGTTTATCAGCTACGAACAGTCTGACCGCTTGATTGAAGACGAACGTATTTGTGGCGTAACGATCACTGGCAGTACTGAGGTTGGTCGTGGAGTTGCTTCTAATTCCGGCCGGGCATTGAAGAAGCATGTGATGGAACTGGGTGGCTCGGATGCCATGATCGTGCTGCCGGATGCCGACCTGCAAAAAGCCGTTCAAGGTGCGATGCTTGGCCGACTGACGATTTCAGGACAGGTCTGTGCCAGCGACAAGCGGATGTTTGTGCATGAATCACTTTATGATGCTTTCATTGGCGGAGTAACGCAGGCGGCAGCTCAGCTGAAAGCCGGCGATCCGCTTGATCAAACGACGACTTTTGGCCCTCTGAGTTCGATGAAGGCTGCCAACAAGGTCAAGGCTCAGATTGAACTGGCCGTTGCTAATGGTGCCAAGGCAGTTGAGATTGGTCCTGAAGTTCCGGCAGACAGTGCTTTTGTTCGGCCAACCCTGCTGCTTGACGTGACAGCTGACAATCCAATCTTCCAGCAGGAAATCTTTGGGCCGGTAATGATGATCTTTAGCTGGAACGATGAAAAAGAAGCTTTGAAACTGGCCAATGGTACGTCATTTGGTCTGGGCGGCTCAGTCTACAGTGAAAACGTAGTCGATGCAGCTCGAGTAGCAGCGGGAATTGAAGCCGGCGCAATTTCAATCAATCAGCCAACGATGGCCTCACCAGCAATTCCATTTGGCGGGATCAAAGAATCTGGCTATGGTCGCGAGCTGGGCGCAGAAGGTATTCGCGAGTTTACCAACCAAAAATACATTAACAGTGCCAACCTTGACATGGACCAGCTGTTTGCACAGTTTTAG
- the pnuC gene encoding nicotinamide riboside transporter PnuC: MERNENYFVWLFNQLKGWPMQNYLLFFFALGFQLALLISSKVTSVTLITFIGTILGTLCVLAINATKAINGWLGLISAACFIYAGLAAKNYLSIFEQIAYVLTLDLPVIFAVRSWNDDTKNHLRRFGTKQWIVAIIGTLLVYAISGYLICSFTNDPRPWIDAISFAISLTAGIMCFMRYNNQYYWWLASGIFQLILWGVTFAQGDATLAMAINSLIYVVNDILAFTVSPWFNRGRRQAGLTEME, translated from the coding sequence ATGGAACGTAATGAAAACTACTTTGTCTGGCTGTTCAATCAACTGAAAGGGTGGCCAATGCAGAACTATCTGCTGTTTTTCTTTGCCCTGGGCTTTCAGCTGGCTTTGTTGATCAGCAGCAAGGTTACGTCGGTCACGCTGATCACGTTTATCGGCACGATCTTGGGGACGCTGTGCGTATTGGCCATCAATGCTACCAAGGCGATTAATGGCTGGCTGGGGCTGATCTCGGCTGCCTGCTTTATCTACGCGGGTTTGGCAGCGAAGAACTACCTGTCGATTTTTGAACAGATTGCCTATGTATTGACGCTTGATCTGCCGGTGATCTTTGCCGTACGCAGCTGGAACGATGACACTAAAAATCATCTGCGCCGTTTCGGAACCAAACAATGGATCGTAGCCATTATTGGTACGCTGCTGGTCTACGCTATCAGTGGTTACCTGATTTGCAGTTTCACTAATGATCCGCGGCCATGGATCGATGCCATCAGTTTTGCCATCAGTCTGACTGCAGGGATCATGTGCTTTATGCGCTACAATAACCAATACTACTGGTGGCTGGCTTCTGGGATCTTCCAGCTGATTCTTTGGGGCGTGACCTTTGCGCAAGGGGATGCTACGCTGGCAATGGCAATTAACAGTTTGATCTATGTGGTCAATGACATTCTGGCTTTTACGGTTTCGCCATGGTTTAATCGCGGCCGTCGTCAAGCTGGTTTAACGGAAATGGAATAA
- a CDS encoding alpha-L-arabinofuranosidase C-terminal domain-containing protein gives MELSIDIDQTLGIVDPKLHGQFIEFLGECIDQGIWVGPDSKIPNIHGFRKTIVEKMQALHPAVIRWPGGCYADSYHWRDGIGPRKQRPITFNENFGTFTRDDHQFGTDEFMEFCELVGAEPWININLMSGTVQEMKDWMEYCNRESGTDLARLRAQNGHPAPYHVKYWGIGNEVWAGGGFMTPTAYAAKYREFATAMPSFKHDLFDKEQIYRIASGPDGNKPIERVNWTRDLLKELARYRQPSIQGLDMHYYNWNLANDDTPTEFDKQSWDRVVKGAGEIEEVIVQQGELINQGLAKMPTPESSMDQRLSKLELIVGEWGVWHRDAFTAKPALKQQVTMRDAVATAITLNVLQRHCDLVKMATVAQSVNVLNALFLTEDEKTIMTPNYDVFVMYQRHQNGRVIQLPAMNSEKLDVMATIKQGQLTVTIINKDYAKSHQLILRLGALATMTRHEELSAASPNEYNSAAAPDRVRKRTKEPAPFAADVFALELPNASVSQFQFRMN, from the coding sequence ATGGAACTATCAATTGATATCGATCAAACGCTGGGAATCGTTGACCCTAAGCTACACGGGCAGTTTATCGAGTTTTTGGGTGAATGTATTGATCAAGGAATCTGGGTTGGTCCGGATTCAAAGATTCCCAATATTCATGGCTTTCGCAAGACGATCGTCGAAAAGATGCAGGCGCTGCACCCAGCAGTAATTCGCTGGCCAGGCGGCTGTTATGCAGACTCATATCATTGGCGGGATGGAATTGGTCCACGCAAGCAGCGGCCGATCACCTTTAATGAAAATTTTGGTACGTTTACCAGGGATGATCATCAATTCGGCACGGACGAGTTTATGGAATTTTGCGAACTGGTTGGTGCAGAACCGTGGATCAATATCAATCTGATGAGCGGCACGGTTCAGGAAATGAAAGACTGGATGGAGTACTGCAATCGAGAGTCGGGCACCGATCTGGCAAGACTGCGTGCTCAAAATGGACATCCGGCACCTTATCACGTTAAGTACTGGGGGATTGGCAATGAGGTCTGGGCAGGCGGCGGCTTTATGACTCCCACGGCCTATGCAGCCAAGTATCGTGAGTTTGCGACCGCTATGCCGAGCTTTAAGCATGATCTCTTTGATAAGGAACAGATCTATCGAATTGCTTCCGGACCCGATGGCAACAAACCGATCGAACGCGTGAACTGGACGCGCGATCTGTTGAAAGAGCTGGCAAGGTATCGACAGCCATCGATTCAAGGCCTCGACATGCATTACTATAATTGGAATCTGGCTAACGACGATACACCAACTGAATTTGATAAGCAGAGCTGGGATCGAGTAGTTAAAGGGGCTGGTGAGATTGAAGAAGTAATCGTTCAACAAGGAGAACTGATTAATCAAGGGCTTGCGAAAATGCCAACGCCGGAGTCAAGTATGGATCAGCGTCTGAGCAAACTGGAACTGATCGTCGGTGAATGGGGAGTCTGGCACCGAGATGCTTTTACCGCCAAACCGGCATTAAAACAGCAGGTAACAATGCGGGATGCAGTGGCAACTGCGATTACGCTCAATGTCTTGCAGCGTCACTGTGATCTGGTGAAAATGGCTACGGTAGCACAGTCGGTCAACGTGCTGAATGCATTGTTTTTGACTGAAGATGAAAAGACGATCATGACGCCAAACTATGATGTCTTTGTCATGTATCAGCGGCATCAAAATGGGCGAGTGATTCAACTGCCGGCAATGAACAGTGAAAAACTTGATGTCATGGCAACCATCAAGCAGGGCCAATTGACGGTAACCATCATTAATAAAGACTATGCCAAATCCCATCAGCTGATTTTAAGATTGGGCGCTCTAGCCACGATGACGCGTCACGAAGAACTCAGCGCGGCCTCGCCTAATGAATATAATTCGGCAGCTGCACCAGATCGTGTCCGAAAGCGTACTAAAGAACCAGCGCCATTTGCAGCTGATGTTTTCGCGCTCGAATTACCGAATGCTTCCGTCAGTCAATTCCAGTTTCGGATGAACTAG
- a CDS encoding SPFH domain-containing protein yields MQEKKAFHVNGYLGLIVAIAVAVLGVWLGYRGYADQQHGELAVGVVLILLAALCASALTIVQPNEAKVLTFFGNYIGTIRDAGLFMTVPLTDKESISLRVRNFNSEILKVNDSKGNPVEIAAVVVFKVVDTAQALFNVDDYEEFVEIQSESAVRHVASEYPYDTFDEQDKLTLRGNPTEVSDRLTQELQERLNVAGVQILETRLTHLAYATEIASAMLQRQQSAAILSARKIIVEGAVSITEDAMERLAKETDLNLTDEQRLQVINNIMVAIISERGTQPVINTGK; encoded by the coding sequence ATGCAAGAGAAAAAGGCATTTCACGTCAATGGCTATCTGGGATTGATCGTTGCCATTGCGGTCGCGGTTTTAGGAGTATGGCTGGGCTATCGCGGTTACGCTGATCAGCAGCATGGAGAACTGGCAGTTGGGGTCGTTTTGATTTTGCTGGCTGCACTGTGCGCTTCAGCATTGACGATCGTACAGCCTAATGAAGCTAAAGTACTGACTTTTTTCGGTAACTATATTGGCACGATTCGCGATGCCGGCCTGTTTATGACGGTGCCGTTAACGGACAAGGAGAGCATTTCCCTGCGAGTGCGCAATTTTAATTCTGAAATTTTGAAGGTTAATGACTCAAAAGGGAACCCGGTTGAAATTGCGGCCGTAGTAGTCTTTAAAGTTGTTGATACGGCGCAGGCTCTGTTCAACGTTGATGACTATGAGGAATTTGTTGAGATCCAAAGCGAGTCTGCCGTGCGTCACGTTGCCAGCGAATATCCGTATGACACATTTGATGAGCAGGATAAGCTGACGCTGCGTGGGAATCCGACTGAAGTTTCTGACCGCTTGACACAAGAACTGCAGGAACGGCTTAACGTGGCCGGCGTGCAGATTTTGGAAACGCGGCTGACGCACTTGGCATATGCCACGGAAATTGCCAGTGCGATGCTGCAAAGACAACAGTCCGCGGCGATTCTGTCAGCACGTAAGATTATCGTTGAAGGTGCCGTCTCAATCACGGAAGATGCCATGGAGCGGCTGGCCAAGGAAACTGATTTAAATCTGACTGATGAGCAGCGTTTACAGGTCATTAACAATATAATGGTAGCAATCATTAGTGAACGCGGCACACAGCCGGTAATTAATACTGGAAAATAA
- the glpK gene encoding glycerol kinase GlpK, with protein sequence MSDEQYIMAIDQGTTSSRAIIFDHQGHEIAMAQQEFPQYFPNPGWVEHDAMEIWDSVQSVISDVMIKSQIKPYRIAAIGITNQRETTVIWDRHTGKPIYHAIVWQSKQTSDIAEQLIKDGYKELIHEKTGLVVDSYFSATKIKWILDHVPGAREKAANGDLLFGTIDTWLLWNLTGGRVHATDVTNASRTMLFNIHTRQWDQDILQLLDIPSQMLPAVRSNSEVYGYTGDYHFFGVEIPIAGMAGDQQAALFGQAAYEKGSVKNTYGTGAFIVMNTGTEATLSKNGLLTTIAYELNGQLNYALEGSIFVAGSAIQWLRDGLQFFTKASESEKMAVEAGSTGGVYVVPSFTGLGAPYWDQEVRGAMFGLTRGSNRQSITRATLESIAYQTRDVVDTMVKDTDLPLKALTVNGGASRNDFLMQFQADILQTPIERAQMEETTALGAAFLAGLAVGFWNDQEELKELSKLGDEFMPVMKHEDAEQLYHGWQRAIKAAQFFSHGE encoded by the coding sequence ATGAGTGACGAACAATATATAATGGCAATTGATCAAGGAACGACCAGCTCGCGGGCAATCATCTTTGATCACCAAGGACATGAAATTGCAATGGCTCAGCAGGAGTTTCCGCAATACTTCCCTAATCCAGGCTGGGTTGAACACGATGCCATGGAAATCTGGGATAGCGTTCAATCGGTAATTTCTGATGTCATGATCAAATCACAGATCAAGCCGTACCGCATTGCCGCGATTGGGATTACCAATCAGCGGGAAACGACGGTTATCTGGGATCGGCACACTGGCAAGCCAATCTATCATGCGATCGTTTGGCAGTCCAAGCAGACCAGCGACATTGCCGAACAGCTGATCAAGGATGGCTATAAAGAGCTGATTCACGAAAAAACCGGTCTGGTAGTCGACTCTTACTTCTCCGCGACTAAGATCAAATGGATTTTGGATCACGTGCCGGGCGCGCGGGAAAAAGCAGCCAATGGCGATCTGCTGTTTGGGACGATTGATACTTGGCTGCTGTGGAATCTGACGGGCGGCCGCGTGCACGCCACGGACGTTACCAATGCCAGTCGGACGATGCTGTTTAACATTCACACGCGTCAATGGGATCAAGACATTTTGCAGCTGCTGGACATCCCAAGCCAAATGCTGCCGGCCGTGCGTTCCAATTCAGAAGTATACGGCTATACGGGCGATTACCACTTCTTTGGGGTCGAGATTCCGATTGCGGGGATGGCCGGTGATCAGCAGGCGGCTTTGTTTGGTCAGGCTGCCTATGAAAAGGGATCCGTCAAGAATACTTACGGTACTGGCGCCTTTATCGTAATGAATACCGGTACCGAGGCCACGCTGTCGAAAAATGGTCTGCTGACGACGATTGCCTATGAGCTGAACGGACAATTGAACTATGCTTTGGAAGGCTCGATCTTTGTAGCGGGATCGGCAATTCAATGGCTGCGCGATGGGCTGCAGTTCTTTACCAAGGCCAGCGAGTCAGAAAAAATGGCCGTTGAAGCCGGCTCAACTGGTGGCGTTTATGTAGTGCCGTCATTTACCGGGCTGGGCGCGCCATACTGGGATCAAGAAGTGCGTGGCGCGATGTTTGGCTTGACGCGGGGATCCAATCGCCAAAGCATTACGCGGGCTACGTTGGAATCGATCGCCTATCAGACACGGGATGTCGTTGATACGATGGTAAAAGACACCGACTTGCCGTTAAAGGCGCTGACGGTCAACGGCGGGGCTTCTCGCAACGACTTTTTGATGCAGTTCCAGGCTGATATTCTGCAAACGCCAATTGAACGAGCACAAATGGAAGAAACCACGGCACTGGGCGCGGCTTTCCTGGCTGGCCTGGCAGTCGGCTTTTGGAATGATCAAGAGGAGCTCAAGGAACTTTCCAAACTGGGCGATGAGTTTATGCCAGTTATGAAACATGAAGATGCCGAACAGCTTTACCACGGCTGGCAGCGAGCAATTAAAGCTGCTCAGTTCTTCAGCCACGGTGAGTAA
- a CDS encoding helix-turn-helix domain-containing protein: protein MQPLQLTLDYFQRVHHCPISNWQKSNHCWAPKIKNPATPLNSDFDVDRLGSQCHTDIPLITGTHGKIIVLIKLNWQKLILIGPVSADQISEPQQTFLEGVCLIQNLISATDLHASDLISQTRYFQELRQTQQKSAARHLFNAHEANFRHNPYDEEQRELSAIAAGNEEQLKKALNESFTGSYGTLAQNPLRSFKNLAIVDLGLIARAAIKGGMNYEDSFSLNDAYIQSIENARTADEVYSITVNGKFEYLRLVKKIQQQSLASDHPLVQRVKAEVAVHLHEPLTVAALARHLHVTPNYLSALFKTTTGMPLKSYLNLCKINASQNELVYSSLSISQIAVNYAFASASHYDQTFKKICGVSPRRYRQLHQKFE, encoded by the coding sequence ATGCAGCCATTGCAATTAACGCTCGACTATTTTCAAAGAGTCCATCACTGCCCAATCTCAAACTGGCAAAAAAGCAATCACTGCTGGGCCCCGAAAATCAAGAATCCTGCCACCCCGCTGAACAGCGATTTTGACGTCGACCGGCTTGGCAGTCAATGCCACACTGATATCCCACTGATTACGGGCACGCACGGCAAAATCATCGTGCTGATCAAGTTAAATTGGCAAAAGCTAATCTTAATCGGACCTGTCAGCGCTGATCAAATCAGTGAACCGCAGCAAACTTTTCTGGAAGGCGTGTGTCTGATTCAGAATCTGATTTCAGCGACTGATCTACATGCCAGCGATCTGATCAGTCAAACCCGCTATTTTCAAGAATTGCGGCAAACCCAGCAAAAAAGTGCGGCTCGGCACCTGTTTAACGCGCATGAAGCCAACTTTCGCCATAATCCTTATGACGAAGAGCAGCGCGAACTCAGTGCCATTGCAGCGGGCAACGAAGAACAGCTGAAAAAGGCGTTAAATGAAAGCTTCACCGGCTCATATGGCACTCTTGCGCAAAATCCGCTCCGCTCTTTTAAGAACCTGGCCATTGTCGATCTGGGCCTCATCGCCAGGGCAGCAATTAAAGGCGGGATGAACTATGAAGATTCTTTTTCGCTTAATGATGCCTATATTCAGTCCATCGAAAATGCTCGGACGGCTGATGAGGTTTATTCAATTACGGTTAACGGCAAGTTTGAATATCTGCGGCTGGTCAAAAAGATTCAGCAGCAGTCACTGGCCAGCGATCATCCCTTAGTTCAGCGCGTCAAGGCCGAGGTTGCCGTTCATTTGCACGAGCCGTTAACGGTAGCCGCTCTCGCCAGACATCTGCACGTGACTCCCAACTACTTATCAGCACTCTTCAAAACGACGACCGGGATGCCGCTTAAATCCTATCTCAATCTGTGTAAAATCAATGCCTCGCAAAATGAGTTGGTGTATTCCTCACTGTCAATCAGCCAAATTGCAGTAAACTACGCCTTTGCCTCCGCCAGTCATTACGATCAGACTTTTAAGAAAATCTGCGGTGTCAGTCCACGACGCTACCGTCAGCTGCACCAAAAGTTTGAATAA
- a CDS encoding 2-hydroxymuconate tautomerase, producing MPLVHIDLLEGRTEEQLKALVKDVTAAISKDANVPEERIHIVLNEMRKDRYSVAGKMVSDK from the coding sequence ATGCCATTGGTACACATTGATCTGTTGGAAGGTCGCACTGAAGAACAATTAAAGGCCCTGGTTAAGGACGTTACGGCAGCTATTTCTAAGGATGCCAATGTTCCTGAAGAACGAATCCACATCGTTTTAAACGAAATGCGCAAGGATCGCTACAGTGTGGCTGGCAAGATGGTCAGCGATAAGTAA
- a CDS encoding YSIRK-type signal peptide-containing protein (The YSIRK form of extended signal peptide directs nascent proteins to the cross-wall site, while signal peptides lacking YSIRK direct proteins instead to the cell pole. A large fraction of YSIRK proteins are surface proteins anchored by sortase-mediated processing of a C-terminal LPXTG motif.), which yields MLSKNNHNLKIKQASDRQLRFSLRKFGTGIASVAIASLFFIGSSATTVHADTSDGSTATTVLTANSTDQSTTASDALTQSAAASDSAAQSTTADNAKDQASTATDSANTATSTNSSTAQSTEADQTIINSKQNSAQAPAKDNIQHGINITANNQTTGYNGSSILNANQSDGTFDVNTVVTNNNSDSRKVEEIVLLPTFTANNSTDVNMIKPVIDADKIGSGIQFTSSTGSMPTDLEVYYAITAGDFETLDVLMQNADFSWDQVVEIQFVATLQAGQSLTATVPMKIANLEQMKKQLAALADGTADKALEQDLSARNMTFDEYFYYWDADGNFYSDDIHSLNMRLAVPATDTISAIQNINGSYHAVIKNANGRYQDAPAEIQAAMPNVSPSDVTVTNFTNGSAEDTLFTDGYFRINAINIFNAVKDLGYTTNIAPNGHDLWQTYNYFSFGTTHPDGSATKLYVEVQPVFLLQDVTLPSGSSWNQALNLQQNPSVKFTNQSSMTVTEQKTLAYSTTGGAGTYQVDTSNLPLDSDGNLTTPGIYNVTYIYQINDQDSVTATAQVIVQAVKTITRTIHYVDGDNNNQAVADDVVQSLTYYGTPTDAAGTEFTWQAAAGNEFASVDSPVVANMTPDLTTVAAAATDENSANAEITVVYHHDLTTENVEKTVQRTIHFVDEQGNQVANDVTQTVTLTGTKSTDLVTGNSTTVWNQGQFASVDAPSVANMTPEIAVIAAETVDENSTDSEINVVYHATPAVDPVDPTTPETPAPSTPDQPATPNTPAATSDQPSSVLNTPAVTVTASSMNNRQNTTKTSRKTLPQTGNEQTGLLAALGLGLSSLALSLTGAFKKRHN from the coding sequence ATGCTTAGTAAAAACAATCACAATCTGAAAATCAAACAAGCCAGCGATCGCCAATTGCGGTTTTCACTGCGCAAATTCGGTACCGGGATTGCCTCGGTAGCCATCGCCAGCCTGTTCTTTATCGGCAGCAGTGCCACGACGGTCCACGCCGATACCAGTGATGGATCCACGGCGACGACTGTCTTGACAGCCAATTCAACGGATCAATCAACTACTGCTTCCGACGCTTTAACTCAGTCAGCAGCCGCCTCTGATTCCGCTGCTCAGTCAACCACTGCTGACAATGCCAAGGATCAAGCGTCAACCGCGACTGATTCTGCCAACACCGCGACGAGCACGAACAGTTCGACTGCTCAAAGCACTGAGGCTGATCAAACGATTATCAACTCCAAGCAAAACAGTGCCCAGGCGCCTGCAAAGGATAACATTCAGCACGGCATCAACATTACGGCCAACAACCAGACGACTGGATATAACGGCAGCTCAATTTTAAATGCCAATCAATCCGATGGTACTTTCGATGTCAACACGGTCGTTACCAACAATAATTCTGACAGCCGTAAAGTTGAAGAAATCGTCCTGTTGCCAACGTTTACCGCCAACAACTCAACCGACGTCAACATGATCAAGCCAGTTATCGATGCTGACAAGATTGGCAGCGGTATTCAATTTACCTCCTCTACCGGCTCCATGCCAACCGATTTGGAGGTCTACTATGCCATCACGGCCGGCGACTTTGAAACGCTGGATGTGTTAATGCAGAATGCTGATTTCTCCTGGGATCAAGTCGTTGAGATTCAATTCGTTGCTACTCTGCAGGCTGGTCAATCGCTGACGGCCACCGTTCCAATGAAGATTGCCAACCTGGAACAAATGAAAAAGCAGCTGGCAGCACTGGCGGATGGTACTGCCGACAAGGCGCTCGAACAAGACCTGTCCGCACGCAATATGACGTTTGATGAATATTTCTACTACTGGGATGCAGACGGCAATTTCTATTCTGATGACATTCATTCGCTAAACATGCGGCTGGCCGTACCAGCAACCGATACGATCAGCGCCATCCAAAACATCAATGGCAGCTACCACGCCGTTATCAAAAATGCCAACGGTCGCTACCAAGACGCGCCAGCTGAGATTCAAGCAGCCATGCCTAACGTTTCACCAAGCGACGTTACCGTAACCAACTTTACCAATGGCAGCGCGGAAGATACTTTGTTTACCGATGGCTACTTTAGAATCAATGCCATTAATATCTTTAACGCGGTCAAGGATCTTGGCTATACGACCAATATTGCTCCCAACGGCCACGATCTTTGGCAGACTTACAACTACTTCTCTTTCGGCACGACTCATCCGGATGGTTCCGCAACCAAGCTGTATGTAGAAGTGCAGCCAGTCTTCTTGCTGCAGGACGTTACCTTGCCAAGCGGCAGCAGCTGGAATCAAGCGCTGAACCTGCAGCAGAATCCAAGCGTCAAGTTCACCAATCAATCCTCAATGACCGTTACCGAGCAAAAGACACTGGCCTACAGCACGACTGGGGGCGCCGGAACCTACCAAGTCGACACGTCCAATCTGCCGCTGGATTCTGATGGCAACTTAACCACGCCAGGTATCTACAACGTTACCTACATCTACCAAATCAATGATCAAGATAGCGTAACGGCAACCGCGCAAGTTATCGTGCAGGCCGTCAAAACAATTACGCGGACGATTCATTACGTCGATGGCGACAACAACAATCAAGCCGTCGCAGATGATGTCGTACAATCACTGACCTACTACGGAACGCCGACTGATGCCGCGGGAACTGAATTTACCTGGCAAGCAGCTGCCGGTAATGAATTTGCCAGTGTTGACTCTCCCGTGGTTGCCAACATGACGCCGGACCTGACCACGGTAGCTGCCGCAGCGACTGACGAAAACAGCGCCAATGCCGAAATCACAGTCGTCTACCACCATGACCTGACGACTGAAAACGTTGAAAAGACCGTACAGCGGACGATTCACTTTGTTGATGAACAAGGTAATCAGGTTGCCAATGATGTAACTCAAACCGTAACCTTGACCGGCACTAAGTCAACTGATCTGGTTACCGGCAACAGCACAACGGTTTGGAATCAAGGACAGTTTGCCAGTGTAGATGCGCCATCAGTAGCCAACATGACGCCTGAGATTGCCGTTATTGCTGCTGAAACGGTTGATGAAAACAGCACGGATTCTGAAATCAATGTTGTCTATCATGCAACGCCGGCTGTTGATCCAGTTGACCCAACGACGCCTGAAACGCCGGCACCATCAACTCCTGATCAGCCAGCAACGCCTAACACGCCGGCAGCAACATCAGATCAGCCATCATCTGTTTTGAATACGCCGGCTGTTACAGTCACAGCTTCATCAATGAACAACCGCCAAAACACTACCAAAACCAGCCGAAAGACGCTGCCACAAACTGGCAATGAACAGACTGGTTTACTGGCTGCCTTAGGACTTGGCTTGTCCAGTCTGGCACTTTCCTTAACGGGAGCTTTCAAAAAACGTCATAACTAA